One window of the Anticarsia gemmatalis isolate Benzon Research Colony breed Stoneville strain chromosome 21, ilAntGemm2 primary, whole genome shotgun sequence genome contains the following:
- the LOC142982067 gene encoding uncharacterized protein LOC142982067 isoform X11 yields the protein MMKIKGSLLLLCLLAVGIRARPESVEQLAAASSEYRGAPSDDILSDQRSAERASDIDESRAAELFESSAESLISERSADDGEAESRDAPDEDARSEESRMFIPTALPAPSGPAPPATTGAIVNKCHSEGDMFYEKRGSSCYICGCFTGFSGLYPKCAPCNQCPPAPFAPAPVPMPLPPPGISFPLPAHIDLYPGGILIPHGAAGQAGAEASIGILGSHTGPLTLNPTPVHHSDGGAPPATHNWNLHSENFIAVPLPEPVISTPQLTAVSPVPAPVPVPLPLPPPRVPLPVIARPVPQPIPQPIPQPIPQPKPHPILPFCPPPVVIPGPPRPYPVPVPVPGKPVVVRIPVPVPSPPEKIYIRGPSVPVPVTVTKNVPVPYPVHRPIPVPVPSPPVRVPVNHYIPVPGKDRLVPVPVLIGGGGWGSANANANANANTNVFGHGAGSAAADANANANALTAYPLGPWAGGAANAAANAAANAAANAAGLGGFGGGYANANANAAANAAATAAANAAAQASASGFSNAAANAAANAAANAAAKAVASAAAHAAAGAYGGGYASANAAADAAANAAATAAANAAALAAASGYSDAAANAAAQAAANAAANAAAHAAAHADASAGGYGGGHASAKAEAHAAANAAASAAANAAASAAAQASAQASAAGFSGAATKAAANAAANAAANAAANAAASAAASAAAHASASSSGGGYAIANAEASAAASAAAHAAASAAAKAVVQATSAGFSNAGASAAAHSAASAAANAAAHAAANAAASATAHASASGYSSATANAAANAVATAIANAAASAAANAAASGYSDAATIAAANSAANAAASAAASATANAAASANGYGHASAEAAANAAANVAANAAAKALANAAGYGGFGGYGAANAEANAAAQAAANAAANAAAQAAAQANAAGYGGLGAYGSGHAAAQAAAQAAANAAANAAAQAAAQANAAANAAGYGGLGGYGAANAEANAAAQAAANAAANAAAQAAAQANAAGYGGLGGYGSGHAAAQAAAQAAANAAANAAAQAAAQANAAGYGGLGGYGAANAEANAAAQAAANAAANAAAQAAAQANAAGYGGLGGYGAGHAAAQAAAQAAANAAANAAAQAAAQANAAANAAGYGGLGGYGAGNAAANAAANAAANAAANAAANAAANAAAQGLAGYGGYGQASADAAANALANAAGLGGGYSSADAAANALANAGGLGGYGAGQANAAANALANAAGLGGLGGGYSSADAAANALANAGGLGGYGGAQANAAAEALANAAGLGGYGSGQANAAANALANAAGLGGGYSAADAAANALANAGGLGGYGAGQANAAANALANAAGLGGYGGSQANAAADALANAGGLGGYGAGQANAAANALANAAGLGGLGGGYSSADAAANALANAGGLGGYGGAQANAAANALANAAGLGGYGGSQANAAANALANAAGLGGYGGGQANAAANALANAAGLGGYGGSQANAAANALANAGGLGGYGGGQANAAASALANALSAGGLGGSQAAADAAAQAAANTYGFSPFLIRSAADDAEGKSADDVDQRADDSQESRRKRNVLLRTKA from the exons ATGATGAAGATCAAGGGAAGTCTTTTGCTTCTCTGCCTCCTGGCGGTCGGGATCAGGGCCCGTCCCGAAAGTG TTGAGCAGCTAGCGGCCGCCAGCTCGGAGTACCGTGGCGCTCCCAGTGACGATATACTGTCTGACCAGCGATCCGCTGAGCGCGCATCTGACATTGATGAATCGAGAGCGGCAGAACTGTTCGAGTCGAGCGCTGAGTCACTCATCTCCGAACGTTCTGCTGATGACGGTGAAG CCGAATCACGGGATGCCCCCGACGAGGATGCTCGTTCGGAGGAGTCTCGCATGTTCATCCCTACGGCTTTACCTGCACCATCAG GACCAGCACCGCCAGCGACAACCGGAGCCATCGTCAACAAATGCCACTCAGAAGGTGACATGTTCTACGAGAAGCGTGGAAGCTCCTGCTACATCTGCGGCTGCTTCACCGGCTTCTCTGGGCTGTACCCCAAGTGCGCGCCTTGCAACCAATGCCCACCTGCACCAT TCGCACCAGCGCCAGTGCCGATGCCGTTGCCGCCACCAG GAATATCTTTCCCTCTACCAG cTCATATAGATCTGTACCCag GCGGTATATTAATCCCGCACGGCGCTGCTGGCCAAGCAG GCGCAGAAGCTTCAATCGGAATACTGGGTTCACATACAG GACCTCTGACTTTAAACCCAACACCGGTTCATCATTCAG atgGGGGAGCACCACCGGCTACTCACAATTGGAATTTGCATTCAG AAAATTTCATCGCCGTACCATTACCAG aaCCAGTTATCAGTACCCCTCAACTCACAG CGGTTTCGCCAGTACCAG CACCAGTGCCAGTCCCATTGCCGCTCCCACCACCGCGAGTTCCTTTGCCGGTGATCGCACGACCAGTCCCACAACCGATCCCACAACCGATCCCGCAACCGATCCCACAGCCGAAACCACACCCCATTCTGCCATTCT GCCCTCCTCCAGTAGTGATTCCTGGACCTCCCCGTCCATACCCAGTACCTGTACCAGTGCCCGGCAAACCGGTCGTGGTGCGTATCCCAGTACCCGTACCCTCACCTCCTGAGAAGATCTACATCCGAGGACCTTCAGTACCTGTTCCAGTGACAGTCACGAAGAATGTACCAGTTCCATACCCCGTCCACAG ACCCATTCCCGTACCAGTACCGTCTCCACCAGTCCGCGTGCCTGTCAATCACTACATCCCAGTGCCCGGCAAAGACAGATTAGTCCCTGTACCTGTACTTATCGGCG GTGGGGGCTGGGGCAGTGCAAATGCAAATGCAAATGCCAATGCTAACACCAACGTCTTTGGACACGGAGCTGGAAGCGCCGCGGCCGACGCGAACGCCAACGCTAACGCTCTAACTGCATACCCACTAGGACCTTGGGCTGGAGGTGCGGCCAACGCAGCAGCCAACGCAGCAGCCAACGCAGCGGCTAATGCTGCAGGATTAGGAGGCTTTGGCGGAGGTTATGCTAATGCCAATGCCAACGCTGCCGCCAACGCTGCTGCAACCGCCGCAGCAAACGCAGCTGCTCAAGCTTCTGCCTCTGGATTCTCTAATGCCGCAGCCAACGCTGCAGCCAATGCTGCTGCTAATGCAGCTGCCAAAGCTGTAGCCAGTGCAGCCGCCCACGCTGCCGCCGGAGCATATGGTGGAGGATACGCTAGTGCCAATGCCGCTGCCGATGCCGCAGCCAACGCTGCCGCTACCGCCGCAGCCAACGCAGCTGCCCTAGCTGCCGCTTCTGGTTACTCTGACGCCGCAGCTAATGCCGCAGCACAAGCTGCAGCCAACGCAGCAGCCAATGCCGCTGCCCACGCAGCTGCTCACGCAGACGCTTCTGCCGGAGGATATGGTGGAGGACACGCTAGTGCTAAAGCTGAAGCCCATGCTGCAGCCAATGCTGCTGCCAGCGCCGCAGCGAATGCCGCAGCTAGTGCCGCCGCTCAAGCATCTGCCCAAGCTTCCGCTGCTGGATTTTCTGGCGCAGCCACGAAAGCCGCAGCTAACGCAGCCGCCAATGCCGCAGCCAACGCCGCAGCTAATGCAGCAGCTAGTGCCGCTGCCAGCGCAGCTGCCCATGCCAGCGCTAGTTCAAGTGGTGGAGGATATGCTATTGCCAACGCTGAAGCCAGTGCCGCAGCTAGTGCCGCAGCCCACGCTGCAGCTAGCGCCGCTGCCAAAGCAGTCGTTCAAGCCACCTCTGCCGGTTTCTCCAACGCAGGCGCCAGTGCGGCGGCTCATTCTGCAGCTAGTGCCGCAGCCAATGCCGCAGCTCACGCCGCAGCCAACGCTGCCGCCAGCGCAACCGCTCATGCCAGTGCCTCCGGTTATTCAAGCGCAACTGCCAATGCCGCAGCCAACGCCGTAGCTACCGCCATCGCCAATGCCGCCGCCAGCGCAGCTGCCAATGCCGCCGCTTCCGGTTACTCagacgccgcaaccattgccgCAGCCAATTCTGCAGCCAATGCCGCAGCCAGTGCAGCAGCTAGCGCTACCGCCAATGCTGCAGCCTCTGCTAATGGATATGGCCACGCAAGTGCTGAAGCCGCCGCAAACGCAGCAGCGAATGTAGCAGCCAACGCAGCAGCTAAAGCATTAGCCAACGCAGCCGGCTACGGAGGATTCGGTGGATATGGAGCAGCAAACGCTGAAGCTAATGCCGCAGCGCAAGCCGCAGCCAATGCAGCAGCCAACGCAGCTGCCCAAGCTGCCGCTCAAGCTAACGCTGCCGGTTATGGAGGACTAGGTGCATATGGATCAGGTCATGCCGCCGCTCAAGCCGCAGCTCAAGCCGCCGCAAACGCAGCAGCCAATGCTGCAGCTCAAGCAGCCGCTCAAGCCAACGCCGCAGCTAACGCTGCCGGTTATGGAGGACTTGGTGGATATGGAGCAGCAAACGCTGAAGCTAATGCCGCAGCACAAGCCGCAGCCAATGCAGCAGCCAACGCTGCTGCCCAAGCTGCCGCTCAAGCCAACGCAGCCGGTTATGGAGGACTTGGTGGATATGGATCAGGTCATGCCGCCGCTCAAGCCGCAGCTCAAGCCGCCGCAAACGCAGCAGCCAATGCCGCAGCTCAAGCAGCCGCTCAAGCTAACGCAGCCGGTTATGGAGGACTTGGTGGATATGGAGCAGCAAACGCTGAAGCTAATGCCGCAGCGCAAGCCGCAGCCAATGCAGCAGCCAACGCAGCTGCCCAAGCAGCCGCTCAAGCTAACGCTGCCGGTTATGGAGGACTAGGAGGATATGGAGCAGGTCATGCCGCCGCTCAAGCCGCAGCTCAAGCCGCCGCAAACGCAGCAGCCAATGCCGCAGCTCAAGCAGCCGCTCAAGCCAACGCCGCAGCTAACGCTGCCGGTTATGGTGGACTTGGTGGATATGGAGCAGGTAACGCTGCCGCGAATGCAGCAGCCAATGCCGCTGCGAATGCCGCAGCTAATGCCGCAGCCAACGCAGCAGCCAATGCAGCTGCCCAAGGCCTTGCTGGTTATGGTGGATATGGACAAGCAAGCGCTGATGCCGCCGCGAACGCCTTGGCCAACGCCGCTGGATTAGGAGGAGGTTACTCTAGCGCTGACGCCGCAGCAAACGCCTTAGCCAACGCCGGTGGTCTCGGAGGCTACGGAGCTGGACAAGCTAATGCCGCTGCCAACGCTTTAGCCAACGCTGCTGGATTAGGTGGTTTGGGAGGTGGTTATTCTAGTGCTGATGCTGCAGCCAACGCTTTGGCCAATGCTGGCGGACTTGGAGGCTATGGAGGTGCACAAGCCAATGCGGCAGCTGAAGCTCTTGCCAACGCCGCCGGTTTAGGTGGTTACGGATCTGGACAAGCCAACGCCGCAGCTAACGCTCTCGCTAACGCAGCTGGATTAGGAGGCGGATACTCTGCTGCTGATGCAGCTGCTAACGCCTTAGCTAACGCTGGTGGATTAGGAGGATACGGAGCTGGTCAAGCCAACGCAGCTGCGAACGCTCTAGCCAATGCCGCTGGATTAGGAGGCTATGGTGGTAGCCAAGCCAACGCAGCAGCTGACGCATTGGCCAACGCCGGAGGTCTCGGAGGCTACGGAGCTGGACAAGCTAATGCCGCAGCCAACGCTTTAGCCAACGCTGCTGGATTAGGAGGTTTAGGAGGTGGTTATTCTAGTGCTGATGCTGCAGCCAACGCTTTGGCCAATGCTGGCGGACTTGGAGGCTACGGAGGTGCACAAGCCAACGCAGCAGCCAACGCCTTAGCTAACGCCGCTGGATTGGGAGGTTACGGAGGTAGCCAAGCTAATGCCGCAGCTAACGCACTCGCCAACGCCGCTGGATTGGGAGGTTACGGAGGTGGTCAAGCCAATGCAGCAGCCAACGCCTTAGCCAACGCCGCTGGATTAGGAGGTTATGGAGGTAGCCAAGCCAATGCCGCGGCTAACGCTCTCGCCAACGCCGGAGGATTGGGAGGTTACGGAGGTGGACAAGCTAACGCTGCAGCCAGCGCCTTGGCCAATGCTCTATCTGCAGGTGGATTAGGAGGAAGCCAAGCAGCCGCTGACGCAGCCGCCCAAGCCGCAGCCAACACCTACGGATTCAGTCCATTCCTTATCCGTAGTGCAGCAGACGACGCAGAAGGCAAGAGCGCTGATGATGTAGACCAACGCGCTGATGACTCTCAAGAATCCAGGAGGAAACGCAACGTTCTCTTGAGAACTAAAGCTTAA
- the LOC142982067 gene encoding uncharacterized protein LOC142982067 isoform X1: MMKIKGSLLLLCLLAVGIRARPESVEQLAAASSEYRGAPSDDILSDQRSAERASDIDESRAAELFESSAESLISERSADDGEAESRDAPDEDARSEESRMFIPTALPAPSGPAPPATTGAIVNKCHSEGDMFYEKRGSSCYICGCFTGFSGLYPKCAPCNQCPPAPFAPAPVPMPLPPPGISFPLPAHIDLYPGGILIPHGAAGQAGAEASIGILGSHTGPLTLNPTPVHHSDGGAPPATHNWNLHSENFIAVPLPEPVISTPQLTAVSPVPAPVPVPLPLPPPRVPLPVIARPVPQPIPQPIPQPIPQPKPHPILPFCPPPVVIPGPPRPYPVPVPVPGKPVVVRIPVPVPSPPEKIYIRGPSVPVPVTVTKNVPVPYPVHRPIPVPVPSPPVRVPVNHYIPVPGKDRLVPVPVLIGEDKFYPVAVIIYVHHICRRHEPLKPFTSPHDPCRVLVCKVKYNYVYYESKPNPACSSAGGGWGSANANANANANTNVFGHGAGSAAADANANANALTAYPLGPWAGGAANAAANAAANAAANAAGLGGFGGGYANANANAAANAAATAAANAAAQASASGFSNAAANAAANAAANAAAKAVASAAAHAAAGAYGGGYASANAAADAAANAAATAAANAAALAAASGYSDAAANAAAQAAANAAANAAAHAAAHADASAGGYGGGHASAKAEAHAAANAAASAAANAAASAAAQASAQASAAGFSGAATKAAANAAANAAANAAANAAASAAASAAAHASASSSGGGYAIANAEASAAASAAAHAAASAAAKAVVQATSAGFSNAGASAAAHSAASAAANAAAHAAANAAASATAHASASGYSSATANAAANAVATAIANAAASAAANAAASGYSDAATIAAANSAANAAASAAASATANAAASANGYGHASAEAAANAAANVAANAAAKALANAAGYGGFGGYGAANAEANAAAQAAANAAANAAAQAAAQANAAGYGGLGAYGSGHAAAQAAAQAAANAAANAAAQAAAQANAAANAAGYGGLGGYGAANAEANAAAQAAANAAANAAAQAAAQANAAGYGGLGGYGSGHAAAQAAAQAAANAAANAAAQAAAQANAAGYGGLGGYGAANAEANAAAQAAANAAANAAAQAAAQANAAGYGGLGGYGAGHAAAQAAAQAAANAAANAAAQAAAQANAAANAAGYGGLGGYGAGNAAANAAANAAANAAANAAANAAANAAAQGLAGYGGYGQASADAAANALANAAGLGGGYSSADAAANALANAGGLGGYGAGQANAAANALANAAGLGGLGGGYSSADAAANALANAGGLGGYGGAQANAAAEALANAAGLGGYGSGQANAAANALANAAGLGGGYSAADAAANALANAGGLGGYGAGQANAAANALANAAGLGGYGGSQANAAADALANAGGLGGYGAGQANAAANALANAAGLGGLGGGYSSADAAANALANAGGLGGYGGAQANAAANALANAAGLGGYGGSQANAAANALANAAGLGGYGGGQANAAANALANAAGLGGYGGSQANAAANALANAGGLGGYGGGQANAAASALANALSAGGLGGSQAAADAAAQAAANTYGFSPFLIRSAADDAEGKSADDVDQRADDSQESRRKRNVLLRTKA; the protein is encoded by the exons ATGATGAAGATCAAGGGAAGTCTTTTGCTTCTCTGCCTCCTGGCGGTCGGGATCAGGGCCCGTCCCGAAAGTG TTGAGCAGCTAGCGGCCGCCAGCTCGGAGTACCGTGGCGCTCCCAGTGACGATATACTGTCTGACCAGCGATCCGCTGAGCGCGCATCTGACATTGATGAATCGAGAGCGGCAGAACTGTTCGAGTCGAGCGCTGAGTCACTCATCTCCGAACGTTCTGCTGATGACGGTGAAG CCGAATCACGGGATGCCCCCGACGAGGATGCTCGTTCGGAGGAGTCTCGCATGTTCATCCCTACGGCTTTACCTGCACCATCAG GACCAGCACCGCCAGCGACAACCGGAGCCATCGTCAACAAATGCCACTCAGAAGGTGACATGTTCTACGAGAAGCGTGGAAGCTCCTGCTACATCTGCGGCTGCTTCACCGGCTTCTCTGGGCTGTACCCCAAGTGCGCGCCTTGCAACCAATGCCCACCTGCACCAT TCGCACCAGCGCCAGTGCCGATGCCGTTGCCGCCACCAG GAATATCTTTCCCTCTACCAG cTCATATAGATCTGTACCCag GCGGTATATTAATCCCGCACGGCGCTGCTGGCCAAGCAG GCGCAGAAGCTTCAATCGGAATACTGGGTTCACATACAG GACCTCTGACTTTAAACCCAACACCGGTTCATCATTCAG atgGGGGAGCACCACCGGCTACTCACAATTGGAATTTGCATTCAG AAAATTTCATCGCCGTACCATTACCAG aaCCAGTTATCAGTACCCCTCAACTCACAG CGGTTTCGCCAGTACCAG CACCAGTGCCAGTCCCATTGCCGCTCCCACCACCGCGAGTTCCTTTGCCGGTGATCGCACGACCAGTCCCACAACCGATCCCACAACCGATCCCGCAACCGATCCCACAGCCGAAACCACACCCCATTCTGCCATTCT GCCCTCCTCCAGTAGTGATTCCTGGACCTCCCCGTCCATACCCAGTACCTGTACCAGTGCCCGGCAAACCGGTCGTGGTGCGTATCCCAGTACCCGTACCCTCACCTCCTGAGAAGATCTACATCCGAGGACCTTCAGTACCTGTTCCAGTGACAGTCACGAAGAATGTACCAGTTCCATACCCCGTCCACAG ACCCATTCCCGTACCAGTACCGTCTCCACCAGTCCGCGTGCCTGTCAATCACTACATCCCAGTGCCCGGCAAAGACAGATTAGTCCCTGTACCTGTACTTATCGGCG AAGACAAATTCTACCCAGTGGCCGTCATCATTTACGTGC ACCACATCTGCAGAAGGCACGAACCTTTGAAACCGTTCACGTCACCACACGACCCTTGCCGTGTGCTCGTGTGCAAGGTCAAATACAACTACGTCTACTATGAATCCAAACCCAACCCAGCTTGTTCGAGCGCAG GTGGGGGCTGGGGCAGTGCAAATGCAAATGCAAATGCCAATGCTAACACCAACGTCTTTGGACACGGAGCTGGAAGCGCCGCGGCCGACGCGAACGCCAACGCTAACGCTCTAACTGCATACCCACTAGGACCTTGGGCTGGAGGTGCGGCCAACGCAGCAGCCAACGCAGCAGCCAACGCAGCGGCTAATGCTGCAGGATTAGGAGGCTTTGGCGGAGGTTATGCTAATGCCAATGCCAACGCTGCCGCCAACGCTGCTGCAACCGCCGCAGCAAACGCAGCTGCTCAAGCTTCTGCCTCTGGATTCTCTAATGCCGCAGCCAACGCTGCAGCCAATGCTGCTGCTAATGCAGCTGCCAAAGCTGTAGCCAGTGCAGCCGCCCACGCTGCCGCCGGAGCATATGGTGGAGGATACGCTAGTGCCAATGCCGCTGCCGATGCCGCAGCCAACGCTGCCGCTACCGCCGCAGCCAACGCAGCTGCCCTAGCTGCCGCTTCTGGTTACTCTGACGCCGCAGCTAATGCCGCAGCACAAGCTGCAGCCAACGCAGCAGCCAATGCCGCTGCCCACGCAGCTGCTCACGCAGACGCTTCTGCCGGAGGATATGGTGGAGGACACGCTAGTGCTAAAGCTGAAGCCCATGCTGCAGCCAATGCTGCTGCCAGCGCCGCAGCGAATGCCGCAGCTAGTGCCGCCGCTCAAGCATCTGCCCAAGCTTCCGCTGCTGGATTTTCTGGCGCAGCCACGAAAGCCGCAGCTAACGCAGCCGCCAATGCCGCAGCCAACGCCGCAGCTAATGCAGCAGCTAGTGCCGCTGCCAGCGCAGCTGCCCATGCCAGCGCTAGTTCAAGTGGTGGAGGATATGCTATTGCCAACGCTGAAGCCAGTGCCGCAGCTAGTGCCGCAGCCCACGCTGCAGCTAGCGCCGCTGCCAAAGCAGTCGTTCAAGCCACCTCTGCCGGTTTCTCCAACGCAGGCGCCAGTGCGGCGGCTCATTCTGCAGCTAGTGCCGCAGCCAATGCCGCAGCTCACGCCGCAGCCAACGCTGCCGCCAGCGCAACCGCTCATGCCAGTGCCTCCGGTTATTCAAGCGCAACTGCCAATGCCGCAGCCAACGCCGTAGCTACCGCCATCGCCAATGCCGCCGCCAGCGCAGCTGCCAATGCCGCCGCTTCCGGTTACTCagacgccgcaaccattgccgCAGCCAATTCTGCAGCCAATGCCGCAGCCAGTGCAGCAGCTAGCGCTACCGCCAATGCTGCAGCCTCTGCTAATGGATATGGCCACGCAAGTGCTGAAGCCGCCGCAAACGCAGCAGCGAATGTAGCAGCCAACGCAGCAGCTAAAGCATTAGCCAACGCAGCCGGCTACGGAGGATTCGGTGGATATGGAGCAGCAAACGCTGAAGCTAATGCCGCAGCGCAAGCCGCAGCCAATGCAGCAGCCAACGCAGCTGCCCAAGCTGCCGCTCAAGCTAACGCTGCCGGTTATGGAGGACTAGGTGCATATGGATCAGGTCATGCCGCCGCTCAAGCCGCAGCTCAAGCCGCCGCAAACGCAGCAGCCAATGCTGCAGCTCAAGCAGCCGCTCAAGCCAACGCCGCAGCTAACGCTGCCGGTTATGGAGGACTTGGTGGATATGGAGCAGCAAACGCTGAAGCTAATGCCGCAGCACAAGCCGCAGCCAATGCAGCAGCCAACGCTGCTGCCCAAGCTGCCGCTCAAGCCAACGCAGCCGGTTATGGAGGACTTGGTGGATATGGATCAGGTCATGCCGCCGCTCAAGCCGCAGCTCAAGCCGCCGCAAACGCAGCAGCCAATGCCGCAGCTCAAGCAGCCGCTCAAGCTAACGCAGCCGGTTATGGAGGACTTGGTGGATATGGAGCAGCAAACGCTGAAGCTAATGCCGCAGCGCAAGCCGCAGCCAATGCAGCAGCCAACGCAGCTGCCCAAGCAGCCGCTCAAGCTAACGCTGCCGGTTATGGAGGACTAGGAGGATATGGAGCAGGTCATGCCGCCGCTCAAGCCGCAGCTCAAGCCGCCGCAAACGCAGCAGCCAATGCCGCAGCTCAAGCAGCCGCTCAAGCCAACGCCGCAGCTAACGCTGCCGGTTATGGTGGACTTGGTGGATATGGAGCAGGTAACGCTGCCGCGAATGCAGCAGCCAATGCCGCTGCGAATGCCGCAGCTAATGCCGCAGCCAACGCAGCAGCCAATGCAGCTGCCCAAGGCCTTGCTGGTTATGGTGGATATGGACAAGCAAGCGCTGATGCCGCCGCGAACGCCTTGGCCAACGCCGCTGGATTAGGAGGAGGTTACTCTAGCGCTGACGCCGCAGCAAACGCCTTAGCCAACGCCGGTGGTCTCGGAGGCTACGGAGCTGGACAAGCTAATGCCGCTGCCAACGCTTTAGCCAACGCTGCTGGATTAGGTGGTTTGGGAGGTGGTTATTCTAGTGCTGATGCTGCAGCCAACGCTTTGGCCAATGCTGGCGGACTTGGAGGCTATGGAGGTGCACAAGCCAATGCGGCAGCTGAAGCTCTTGCCAACGCCGCCGGTTTAGGTGGTTACGGATCTGGACAAGCCAACGCCGCAGCTAACGCTCTCGCTAACGCAGCTGGATTAGGAGGCGGATACTCTGCTGCTGATGCAGCTGCTAACGCCTTAGCTAACGCTGGTGGATTAGGAGGATACGGAGCTGGTCAAGCCAACGCAGCTGCGAACGCTCTAGCCAATGCCGCTGGATTAGGAGGCTATGGTGGTAGCCAAGCCAACGCAGCAGCTGACGCATTGGCCAACGCCGGAGGTCTCGGAGGCTACGGAGCTGGACAAGCTAATGCCGCAGCCAACGCTTTAGCCAACGCTGCTGGATTAGGAGGTTTAGGAGGTGGTTATTCTAGTGCTGATGCTGCAGCCAACGCTTTGGCCAATGCTGGCGGACTTGGAGGCTACGGAGGTGCACAAGCCAACGCAGCAGCCAACGCCTTAGCTAACGCCGCTGGATTGGGAGGTTACGGAGGTAGCCAAGCTAATGCCGCAGCTAACGCACTCGCCAACGCCGCTGGATTGGGAGGTTACGGAGGTGGTCAAGCCAATGCAGCAGCCAACGCCTTAGCCAACGCCGCTGGATTAGGAGGTTATGGAGGTAGCCAAGCCAATGCCGCGGCTAACGCTCTCGCCAACGCCGGAGGATTGGGAGGTTACGGAGGTGGACAAGCTAACGCTGCAGCCAGCGCCTTGGCCAATGCTCTATCTGCAGGTGGATTAGGAGGAAGCCAAGCAGCCGCTGACGCAGCCGCCCAAGCCGCAGCCAACACCTACGGATTCAGTCCATTCCTTATCCGTAGTGCAGCAGACGACGCAGAAGGCAAGAGCGCTGATGATGTAGACCAACGCGCTGATGACTCTCAAGAATCCAGGAGGAAACGCAACGTTCTCTTGAGAACTAAAGCTTAA